The following proteins come from a genomic window of Acanthopagrus latus isolate v.2019 chromosome 5, fAcaLat1.1, whole genome shotgun sequence:
- the tmc2b gene encoding transmembrane channel-like protein 2-B, with product MPPKRKSDAIIKVEDVGMEVDVESDSGSEEEARRRAKNRRAKPQRKAKRVSDDEEEEEDEDESPRKRGRKKKAKPQDSDEDEEEDNRSVKSKSSKASRRKAAKEESNEESEDDRRKGNKRKKSVSKQEKEEQNKEKKGNGKGKEGTKGKGGEKDKKKKNGKLSSSSSDSDSDEDSLSEGEMEALKEQVEEKKKVIATLRNQPWRMKRRLVVLKEAQEFVERFEGALGKGRGRKLYAFKVMMSKKLIKFKRDFENFKTACIPWERKIKEVESHFGSSVASYFIFLRWMYGLNLVLFGFMFGLVMLPEILMGLPYGSIPRKTVPREEQPTAMDYSVLFEFGGYCKYSFLFYGYYDHQRTIGLLKFRLPLSYLLVGVGIFGYSLMVVIRTMARNANEGGDGAEEGDFTFSWKMFTSWDYLIGNPETADNKYASITTSFKESIVDEQENQKDENIHLRRFLRFLANFMIISCLGGSGYLIYFVVKRSQEFAKMGKENLSWFEKNEVEFVMSLLGLVCPPLFETIAELEDYHPRIALKWQLGRIFALFLGNLYTFLFALFDEVNAKLESEKSIKNSTEWIYNQYHANYSSFFNTTDVPPPAVHPADVIRGPCWETAVGIEFVKLIVSDIQVTYLTILIGDFVRAVTVRFLNYCWCWDLEAGFPSYGEFDISGNVLGLIFNQGMIWMGAFYAPGLVGLNVLRLLTSMYYQCWAVMCCNVPHERVFKASRSNNFYMGLLLLVLFLSLLPVVYTIMTLSPSFDCGPFSGQEKMYDVVMETIEQDLPAFIGNIFTYATNPGLIMPAVLLMVLALYYLNAVSKGYQQANIDLKKKMQMARDEEKNRRNNKDSTNQVMKDLEDLLPNKSLAPPPIEEEPPPDVVTEKGSKSPKMKPGAARKGVNLQKDVSLAAPNPRAPVTRAPGPRRGPPGNTRGPQPGPGRGRGRGGPPRQ from the exons atgccTCCAAAGAGGAAAAGTGATGCCATCATTAAGGTTGAAGATG TTGGGATGGAGGTGGATGTTGAGTCGGACAGTGGGAGTGAAG AGGAAGCCAGGAGGAGAGCTAAAAACAGAAGAGCCAAACCACAGCGGAAAGCCAAGCGGGTTAGCgatgacgaggaggaagaggaggatgaggatgagtcACCGAGGAAAAGAGGACGGAAGAAGAAGGCCAAACCCCAGGACAGTGatgaagacgaagaggaggacAACCGCAGTGTGAAAAGCAAAAGCTCGAAAGCCTCCAGGAGGAAAGCTGCGAAGGAGGAGAGCAATGAGGAGAGCGAAGATGACCGACGGAAAGGGAACAAACGAAAGAAATCCGTATCCaaacaggagaaagaggagcagaataAGGAGAAGAAGGGGAATGGTAAAGGGAAAGAAGGGACGAAGGGTAAAGGTGGTGAAaaggacaagaaaaagaagaatgggAAGTTGAGCAG CTCgtcctctgactctgactctgatgaGGATTCGCTGtcggagggagagatggaggccCTGAAGGAACAGgtagaggagaagaagaaagtgattGCTACATTAAGGAACCAACCGTGGCGCATGAAGAGGAGACTCGTAGTGCtcaa AGAGGCCCAGGAGTTTGTTGAAAGATTTGAAGGAGCTCTCGGGAAAGGAAGAGGCCGGAAGCTGTATGCATTCAAAGTCATGATGTCGAAG aaactaATCAAGTTTAAACGTGACTTTGAAAACTTCAAAACAGCCTGTATCCCCTGGGAGAGGAAGATAAAGGAAGTAGAAA GTCACTTCGGATCATCAGTAGCATCCTACTTTATTTTTCTGCGGTGGATGTACGGTCTGAATCTGGTCCTGTTTGGGTTCATGTTTGGCCTGGTGATGCTACCTGAG ATTCTTATGGGTCTCCCCTATGGCTCCATTCCCAGGAAAACTGTGCCTCGAGAGGAGCAGCCCACCGCCATGGACTACTCTGTGCTCTTTGAGTTTGGA GGATACTGCAAGTACTCATTTTTGTTCTACGGGTACTATGACCACCAGCGAACGATCGGGTTGTTGAAGTTCAGACTCCCCCTGTCCTACCTACTGGTCGGCGTTGGCATCTTTGGATACAGCCTGATGGTTGTCATACGAAC GATGGCTCGTAACGCAAACGAAGGAGGAGATggggcagaggagggagacttCACCTTCAGTTGGAAGATGTTCACCAGCTGGGACTACCTGATAGGAAATCCTGAGACTGCGGACAATAAATACGCCTCCATTACAACCAGTTTTAAG GAATCCATCGTGGATGAACAGGAGAACCAGAAAGATGAGAACATCCATCTGCGACGGTTCCTCAGGTTTCTGGCAAACTTTATGATCATCTCTTGCCTTGGAGGCAGCGGATACCTCATCTACTTTGTGGTGAAACGTTCTCAGGAGTTTGCCAAGATGGGAAAAGAAAATCTCTCATGGTTTGAAAAGAATGAG GTGGAGTTTGTGATGTCTCTGCTGGGGCTGGTGTGCCCTCCTCTCTTTGAAACCATCGCAGAATTAGAAGATTATCACCCTCGTATCGCACTCAAGTGGCAGCTGGGACGAATCTTCGCCCTCTTCCTTGGAAATCTTTACACCTTCCTCTTCGCCCTGTTTGACGAGGTCAATGCCAAG TTGGAGAGCGAGAAGTCAATCAAAAATTCCACTGAATGGATTTACAATCAGTACCATGCCAACTACAGCTCCTTCTTCAACACAACAGATGTGCCGCCTCCAGCTGTGCACCCTGCTGACGTCATCAGAGGACCCTGCTGGGAGACTGCTGTGGGAATA GAATTTGTGAAGTTGATTGTGTCAGACATTCAAGTGACGTATTTGACCATCCTGATTGGTGACTTTGTGCGAGCTGTCACTGTGCGCTTCCTGAACTACTGCTGGTGCTGGGACCTGGAGGCTGGATTT CCTTCATATGGAGAGTTTGACATAAGTGGAAATGTGCTCGGGCTCATCTTCAATCAAGGAATGATATG GATGGGAGCGTTTTATGCTCCAGGTCTGGTGGGCCTTAACGTCCTGCGTCTCCTGACCTCGATGTACTACCAGTGCTGGGCAGTGATGTGCTGTAACGTTCCTCATGAGCGAGTATTCAAGGCCTCACGATCGAACAACTTCTACAtgggcctgctgctgctcgtgcTGTTTCTCAGTCTGTTGCCTGTCGTCTATACCATCATGACCTTGTCGCCCTCCTTCGACTGTGGGCCATTCAG TGGTCAGGAGAAGATGTATGATGTGGTCATGGAGACTATAGAACAGGACCTGCCAGCCTTCATAGGGAACATTTTTACATACGCCACTAACCCTGGACTCATCATGCCTGCTGTCCTCCTCATGGT GTTGGCCCTTTACTACCTGAATGCAGTGTCAAAAGGATACCAACAAGCAAACATAGACCTTAAAAAGAAGATGCAAATG GCTCGAGATGAGGAGAAGAACCGCAGGAACAACAAGGACAGCACTAATCAGGTGATGAAAGACTTGGAGGACCTGCTGCCAAACAAGTCTCTAGCACCACCTCCCATCGAGGAAGAGCCTCCacctg ATGTTGTAACCGAGAAGGGTAGCAAGTCTCCCAAAATGAAGCCAGGTGCAGCAAGGAAAGGAGTTAATCTGCAAAAGGATGTTTCACTGGCTGCCCCGAACCCAAGAGCTCCGGTGACCCGTGCCCCGGGGCCAAGAAGAGGCCCTCCTGGAAACACGAGGGGGCCTCAACCTGGGcctgggagagggagaggtcgGGGTGGGCCTCCAAGGCAATAA